Part of the Candidatus Saccharimonadales bacterium genome, CAATGGGCGACCAGCTTGCGAGGCTCTATCAAGGGCTGCCATGAGGATCCTTGCCCGTCTGAGAACGAGAGCGGGGTCCAACCCGCGAGCTTCAGCTAGGTCAGTCAATACCTCCGACATCCCGTCGCTAAACCGTTCACCACCAGGTTGATCTCCGACACCCCCCATACATCTTCTCCGCACTCGGTTATATAGACTATAATAACAGCATAGAGGAGATTGCTTCATGGAACATGATGGAATAATAGTTGTCACAACCAATGATGTGCCCGGATATAAAGTCACCAAAGTCTACGGCGAGGTATTCGGCCTCATCGTTCGTAGTCGCAACCTGTTTAGTAATTTTGGAGCTGGCCTTAGAACCATTTTTGGCGGCGAGGTCCGAGGGTATACCAAACTTCTGGCCGATACCCGGGAACAGGCCATGCAACGGCTGGTTGCTGAAGCAAAGGCCCGTGGAGCAAACGCCGTTTTAATGATGCGCTTTGACTCAGGCGATATTGGCCAACAGATGAACGAAGTGGTCGCCTACGGCACAGCCGTCAATGTCGAGCCCGACGACAGCAGCCAACGATCAGCGGGAATGTAATTTCAAAGACTATGTCCTACCGCAAAGAAGCACAGATACGAGTAACTTATCTGGCCGGCGCAACGGTCGCATCGCTCATCGTCGCCGTCATAGTCGGTGCTATCATAGCGAGGATCTTCTCACATACCAACCAGCAGTGGCACGATAGGATCTTCTTCTATTCAGCGACCGCAGTATTTGCTCTTGTCTGCAGTCCACTCGTTTATAAGATAGACCAGAAGCTCAACAAGCGATTTAGCGGCAATCCTTAGATCATGCCGAACATCAAACCTGCCATCAGCAAGACAAAGAGAAGAAGATTGCCAATCGGCTGGTTGGCGGCAGCGGTTGCGGCCATGATGATACTAGTGATTGTGGCTGGCTGGCTCTACTACCGTCATAGCCCGGTTAAACCTGTTATACATGTCGGTCAAACGAGCCACTGCCCGGCAGGTTATGTCAACTACGGCATGCCGCTCGGCTGTATCACACAACAGAAGTACAACCAATGCATGTCACAGCCAGGTAAATGCCCGCTGTAATTAACACTGACAGCTAGTAGATTACGCCACCCTTTAGGACAACTGGCTGCCTAGGAGTCTGATTAAAGTTAAAGTCGTTTACTAGGTTGCCAACTTGTGGCTGGTTTTCCCTTACATCCGGTCGCGGATCCGGCCGCCCGTCTGTCTTCGGGTCGATCCGTTGGCTGTTTAAGAAGTCATCTTCGATAAATTTAACGTAGGCGTCTTGGCTCATCGTTTGATGGTCGATGTAGCCCTGCTTGGCGTACGGACTGATGATAATACTCGGGACACGAAGGCCGAATCCGTTTGCATCTACCTTTGGCGGCGCAACGTGGTCATAGAAACCGCCCCAATCGTCCCAGCTGAGAATGATGGCCGTCGATTTCCAATCCGGGCTCTTCATGATGGTGTCGATCAGACCAGTAACGTAGCCCTGCCCCGTACTGACGAGTGCCGGCGGATGCTCACTAACATTTCCTGACGGGGTAATCCACGAGACGGCAGGCAAGGTTCCTTTCCGGGCTGCATCATAGAAGTTATTGAGCGACTGAATATTGCCGAGCTGGCCGTCCTGCCTAACTGTATCAAAGTACGGAAGGGGGTTCCATATGCCAGGGGTATGTGAGTTCTGGGTGACAGACGCACAGGTGACATCCGAATCATCCTGACAGTCAGGCTGCGTCCCATTCAT contains:
- a CDS encoding YbjQ family protein, which translates into the protein MEHDGIIVVTTNDVPGYKVTKVYGEVFGLIVRSRNLFSNFGAGLRTIFGGEVRGYTKLLADTREQAMQRLVAEAKARGANAVLMMRFDSGDIGQQMNEVVAYGTAVNVEPDDSSQRSAGM